Proteins encoded together in one Rhodospirillaceae bacterium window:
- a CDS encoding ABC transporter ATP-binding protein has translation MAFLEINQVRKAFNQNVVVQNVDLAIARGEFVSFLGPSGCGKTTTLRMVAGFELPTAGTIRIDGKDITHLRPNQRNVGMVFQSYALFPNMTVAENVAFGLKVAKRPAAEIGPRVEEMLNIIKLPHLSGRYPYQLSGGQQQRVALARALAIKPQVLLLDEPLSALDAKIRVSLREEIRSLQRKLGITTIYVTHDQEEALSMSDRIVVMNEGRVDQVGTPFEIYNQPKTRFVASFVGTLSVLSGTVVDAASGVLDVGGQKIVAGRGFPNAKAGDACAVSLRPEAARLEGFGGQGATTNMADHAERNRLQGIIEEVAFLGSVIRIKVRRGDNILSLDTFNNPGVTPPEHSAEATVTFSPADLLVLEGV, from the coding sequence ATGGCGTTTCTCGAGATCAACCAGGTCCGCAAGGCATTCAATCAGAATGTCGTGGTGCAGAATGTCGACCTCGCCATCGCGCGTGGCGAATTCGTCTCATTCCTCGGGCCATCGGGCTGCGGCAAGACGACGACCCTGCGCATGGTGGCTGGCTTTGAACTGCCGACCGCCGGCACGATCCGCATCGACGGCAAGGACATCACGCATCTCAGGCCCAACCAGCGCAATGTCGGCATGGTGTTCCAATCCTATGCGCTGTTCCCCAACATGACAGTGGCGGAGAATGTCGCCTTCGGACTCAAGGTCGCCAAGCGTCCGGCCGCCGAGATCGGGCCGCGCGTCGAGGAGATGCTGAACATCATCAAGCTGCCCCATCTCAGTGGTCGCTACCCCTATCAGCTTTCCGGTGGCCAACAGCAGCGCGTGGCGCTGGCCCGAGCTCTTGCCATCAAGCCGCAGGTCCTGCTGCTCGATGAGCCGCTCTCGGCCCTCGACGCCAAGATCCGCGTCTCGCTGCGGGAGGAGATCCGCAGTCTGCAGCGCAAGCTTGGCATCACTACCATCTATGTGACCCATGACCAGGAAGAAGCGCTTTCCATGTCGGACCGGATCGTGGTCATGAATGAGGGCCGTGTCGACCAGGTTGGAACCCCCTTCGAGATCTACAACCAGCCCAAGACGCGCTTTGTGGCATCCTTCGTGGGAACGCTGAGCGTGCTGAGCGGTACGGTCGTTGATGCGGCAAGCGGTGTCCTTGATGTTGGCGGACAAAAGATCGTCGCCGGCCGCGGCTTCCCCAACGCCAAGGCGGGCGACGCCTGTGCCGTCTCTTTGCGACCGGAGGCAGCTCGCCTTGAAGGCTTCGGCGGGCAGGGTGCTACCACCAACATGGCCGACCATGCCGAGCGCAACCGCCTGCAAGGAATAATCGAGGAGGTGGCGTTCCTGGGTTCCGTGATCCGCATCAAGGTACGCCGCGGTGACAATATCCTGTCGCTCGACACGTTCAACAATCCAGGCGTGACGCCACCGGAGCACAGCGCTGAAGCCACAGTCACCTTCTCGCCAGCGGATCTGCTGGTGTTGGAAGGCGTTTAA
- a CDS encoding acyl-CoA dehydrogenase, giving the protein MSAYEAPLKEILFALEEVAGLPEIATLPGYEEAGAETIAAIFEAAGTFSGEVLAPINKNGDKGCTLKDGQVTTAEGYRDAYQRFVADGWNAVAFDPEYGGQGMPWVVTTALQEIWNSGSVAFAACPMLTQAAVEALYHHGTEAQKAKYLPKLVSGEWTGTMNLTEPQAGTDLGAIRTRAEDDGPGKSGGGGYLLKGQKIFITHGEHDFVPNIIHMVLARHPGGPAGHKGLSLFVAPKFLVNDDGSLGARNDVTCVSIEHKLGLHGSPTCVMAYGEKTGAVAELVGEPLQGLPHMFTMMNNARLTVGVQGLGIAERATQHAAAYARMRVQSPVVGAPPGANLPILHHADVRRNLATMRALTQGARALAYFTAGALDRAKKHPDAAERTRQQALVDLMIPIVKAWSTDQGVRVSSLGVQVHGGAGFIEQTGAAQFYRDARIFPIYEGTNGIQAIDLVGRKIQRDEGRAMHDLIAIMSANLKEFGIQGEDLPALHDRLMPALQRLGSGTDYILIAGKTDPNLALAVAQPYLNLCGTVIAGWLLAKSALAASKRLAAGDSDENFLKAKIAMARFYADNILAESNGHLSQINGGAKSLLAIDPESL; this is encoded by the coding sequence GGAGGAGGTCGCCGGCCTCCCCGAGATCGCGACATTGCCGGGCTATGAAGAGGCAGGGGCGGAGACCATCGCCGCCATCTTCGAAGCGGCCGGCACATTCTCGGGCGAGGTGCTCGCCCCCATCAACAAGAACGGCGACAAGGGTTGCACCCTCAAGGACGGCCAGGTAACGACCGCCGAAGGCTATCGCGACGCCTATCAGCGCTTCGTGGCGGACGGCTGGAATGCCGTGGCCTTCGATCCCGAATACGGCGGCCAAGGCATGCCCTGGGTGGTCACCACGGCGCTGCAGGAGATCTGGAACAGCGGTAGCGTGGCGTTTGCCGCCTGTCCGATGCTGACGCAAGCCGCGGTGGAAGCGCTCTATCATCACGGCACCGAGGCGCAGAAGGCGAAATACCTGCCCAAGCTGGTGAGCGGCGAATGGACCGGCACCATGAATCTGACCGAGCCGCAAGCCGGGACCGACCTCGGCGCCATCCGCACCCGGGCGGAGGATGACGGCCCCGGAAAATCAGGAGGGGGCGGCTACCTGCTGAAAGGTCAGAAGATCTTCATCACCCATGGCGAACATGATTTCGTGCCGAACATCATCCACATGGTGCTGGCACGCCATCCGGGCGGCCCGGCCGGGCATAAAGGCCTGTCGCTGTTCGTGGCACCGAAATTCCTGGTGAATGACGACGGATCCCTGGGGGCGCGCAACGACGTCACCTGCGTCTCGATCGAGCACAAACTGGGCCTCCATGGATCGCCCACCTGCGTCATGGCCTATGGCGAAAAGACCGGTGCAGTGGCCGAGTTGGTCGGCGAGCCGCTGCAGGGCCTGCCGCACATGTTCACCATGATGAACAATGCGCGCCTGACCGTCGGCGTCCAGGGTCTTGGCATCGCGGAGCGGGCAACCCAGCATGCCGCCGCCTATGCGCGCATGCGCGTGCAATCGCCCGTGGTGGGCGCACCTCCCGGTGCAAATCTCCCAATCCTTCACCATGCCGACGTGCGCCGGAACCTCGCCACGATGCGGGCGCTGACCCAGGGTGCCCGGGCACTCGCCTATTTCACCGCCGGCGCCCTTGACCGCGCCAAGAAACACCCGGATGCCGCAGAGCGGACGCGCCAGCAGGCACTGGTCGACCTGATGATCCCGATCGTCAAGGCCTGGAGCACCGATCAGGGCGTGCGCGTGAGCTCGCTCGGCGTCCAGGTACATGGAGGTGCCGGATTCATCGAGCAAACAGGGGCAGCGCAGTTCTATCGCGATGCCCGCATCTTCCCGATCTATGAAGGCACCAATGGCATCCAGGCCATCGATCTGGTCGGCCGCAAGATCCAGCGCGATGAGGGGCGCGCCATGCACGACCTCATCGCCATCATGTCTGCCAATCTCAAGGAGTTCGGCATCCAGGGCGAGGATCTGCCAGCGCTCCATGACCGGTTGATGCCGGCTCTGCAGCGCCTGGGATCAGGTACCGATTATATCCTGATCGCCGGCAAGACCGATCCCAACCTGGCGCTCGCCGTGGCGCAACCCTATCTCAATCTCTGCGGGACGGTCATTGCCGGCTGGTTGCTGGCGAAATCGGCGCTCGCTGCCAGCAAGCGATTGGCCGCCGGCGACAGCGATGAAAATTTCCTGAAGGCCAAAATCGCCATGGCGCGATTTTATGCGGACAATATCCTCGCCGAAAGCAATGGCCATCTCTCGCAGATCAACGGCGGCGCCAAGAGCTTGCTGGCGATTGATCCGGAGAGTTTGTAG